CTTGTTGACAAATTATTACGACTAGAATCACCGTAATTAAATGACGCGACATTTTTGTTCACTGTTAATTATACCAACGGTATGGCGCGGCGTACCGTTCACACAACTCATCGGGTTCTAAGCAGCTTGTAGCTCATTTCAACTTTTTGTAGTGACAGAAACATTCGCACCACctgacgaaaatattttcgaaatgttgtaaaaatatttgcacaaGACCACTTTGGCACTGTGCTTGTGAAACATTATTATCACTATCAAGGGATCAGGTCTACGTGATATTTTATCAGctgcaaaaataaaacagaaaatacaACGCTTATAAAAACACAACTTCTTGCAGTACAGGAATGGTCAAATAAACTGTGTATTTCCATAAAGCCGGTGTCGAATGTGTGTTGATATTTCCAAAACCATTTATTTGGCAACTCTTTGAATTACGCGTATGTTCAATTATCGGATAGACATGAGATCCCTGTTAGACCCTTTCGAGTATTTGATTCACTTCGTGGTCGTCAGTTTTAATATCTATTTTATACAAATGTCTTTCGTCAACTACCTGCTGCAACAAAATCTTAGAAGTAATCTAACATACTTTGTCTTTTTGGTCAACCGGTAGATGATTGCGGCTTAGCAAACGGACACTGTGAACCAATACTTTGTACAGTACAACTAGTGCTGTAATCAGAGCTATCGAAATCACAGATGAAATGATAAAGATCAAGTCCATGTTTTGCTGCTGATACCAGGGATCGTCGGCTGTCGTCGAATGGAGATGCGGAGCGCCTTTGTGACGTATCACGTGTTCCGTCCACCAAACCGCGTTCTCCAACGAATCGTACGGCTTGTCTTCCATCAAATCTCGTAATTTCAACATTCTTTCCTTGTAACTGGAAATCATTAACGTAATTGAAATCCGTAAGACTGATTCTGCAGTTGTctaataaattttaacgaccgtaaaacaaattttaaataccTGCTGTCGGTTACGACGGATTCAATTGTTTCCACCAGATTCACCCTGTTTACGGTGAGAATTTCTAACTGCTTTCCAACACCGAGGGACACCATTTTATCGACTTGTGTGTCCTGATCGGCAAACACTGGTAGCCCAATCACCGGAACAGCGTAAGAAACTGCTTCCTCTGTACTCTGAAGTCCTCCTTGGTATATGAAAGCTTTTATATTCGGATGcgctaaaataaaaatgagatGCGTGTTCTCGAAAAAGTGATCCGACCCTCGTACTATCACAAGTTGAGTAAATTTTTAGTcttttatcgatttttcacGTGTTTCATCTCGTTCGGCAGGAAGGCTGTTGTTGTTTAGGTGGCGGAAGTTGTGGTGGAAAATTGTCTAGAAAAGCCTTTCAAATTATAGCGAAAAATAGACTATCCTCGAAGTGATCGCAGTTCCTGAGGACTTGTGGTGTCGAAAAATGTTTCGTCTGTCTTTTATCGCggtcaaaatgaaaaaataaattcatttccaaaaatttacaGTATCTGCAGATTGAAATTAGGCCATCAGTCAGCTCATGTTCTAGTTAATAAACGGATTGTGAAATCACCTAGAATAGATTGCTGCGGTGCCCACTTTACGGTAAAAACATTGTCCGGTTTGTCCGGGAGAAAGTCActctcaaatttccaaataacGATGTACGGGAGTTTTGAAAACGCGGCTATGAATTCGCCCCGCGTTTCTTTACTCAACGTTGCGCTCTTGACGTTCGATCCAAGGCTCATGTATATGAAGCCTTGCGTTGCTTCGTCCAAGGTCCTCTGAAGGTcctgtaataaaaaagaatacgGTTACAATAGAAGTTTATAAACACGTGCCGATAATTTGCTTGATCCTCTAATGATTCAAACATTCCGAAAACCATACCTTCGATAAAGGCTCGCTCTGATTTGACACGTGAAACCCACCGATACCTACAATATTGGGAATGTTTGGTCTCACGAATGTAATCGGTGTCTGTTGATTCACGAAAACTAggctgatatttttttcaacgtcacCGATATCAGGAATATCATTTCCAAAGTATTTCCTTGCAATCTCTTGCTGTTTCTGCATGTAATCTGTTCTATACCAGTATAGAAATCGCCACGTTCGTACGAAGTTTTTCAACCTTTGCCAAAATGTTAGGTCTCCCAAAACCGCCGCACCGCAATCCCAATTTGATGGATGAGAAGCCATTATGGGATTCCCGATTCCGTATTGCATGTAAACTGAGAGACTCAGAGACGCCATACCTTCATGAAATATAATCGATTGTTTGagattatatttataaatgatCGCAAGTCGTAAATAAGCGTTTTCACATTGTTGCAGGTACATTAAATTGCAATACAATAAATGTCGTGACAAATTGTAACATAGTCATTATAATTTGAGTCCGTGACGTATTCAAGCTAGAATCATCGTATCTGAAATGATTTGATCATAAACTGACAAACCATACTGATTTCTAAATATTCCTACAGAATTTTGAAAGTAGGTctagataaaaattatttttataatcatcACTTGCCCACCACTGGAACGTCGAATCGTTTTGCTAGGGGTAAATAGGCTGGCCAGTAAAGCATCTCAATTAACATCAAGTCAAACTTTTCCCCACTGTTCGGCGCATAAAGCTTTCGTACTTCCGAATGGCCAAGAGCGCCTTCGGTCATCGTCATGAAGATTGGTGTTATTCTCCTTAGGACCCCAAGCCACGTGTCTTCATTCCGACCAGCGATCCAATCCGTCTCTTTATTGAAGATATCATACAGAAAGCTCACATCCACCTCCGTGTAGTTCTTCAGGGTCGGATCATTGATCGGGTTCGGAGTGACTACAACGAGTTCGTGACCTCGCTCCCTTAGCGCCAAAGTCAATCCCCTAAATACGACCTGATGACTCAACGAGGGCATCGGAAATATGCCGAGAATTCTCGCTGCGTATACTTGATGCAGATCACCGATCGCCAGGATCAGTGTAACCGATATTAAATACCGCGACATTATCGTCCGCCCGAAATAATCACACCGTGATTTTCCAACTACTGTCTTGGACTGCGAACGTAACTCTGAAAGCAATTCGTTATTTGCGGCGCGTACGCCACTTCGCATTGATCAATAAGTACTTATTTGTGAGCCCTTGCCACACAAATAACTATTTTACTTCAcagattaggttaggttatCGCATTTGCGTTCAGATATCTCGAGGGCAAGCTGATCGTTTAGAGTGTGATTACGATTGGTCCAAATGTTACTCCGTATCAATGATGATAAATACGTGTTCAGAAACGTTCGTGAAATAttcgatattaaaaaaaa
This region of Neodiprion virginianus isolate iyNeoVirg1 chromosome 7, iyNeoVirg1.1, whole genome shotgun sequence genomic DNA includes:
- the LOC124309473 gene encoding uncharacterized protein LOC124309473 translates to MSRHSMFVALILATSVLHQGFTSRILGVFPLPSISHQVVYRGLTLALRERGHELVIVTTDPVNDPTLTNYTEIDVSILYGEFNKNLDWVAHRETNTWLESIQTLAPKFIQVTETVLGHPELKKLYSTNRGEKFDLLLIEMLVWPALFALGERLDVPVIGMSSLGLNVQMHYGIGNPIMPSHPSHWDAKIQVIGKLTFWQRLQNFVQLWTYLYWYRTDYLQAQQATARKYLGKDISDIGELEKNVSLVFVNQQSSISFVRPNIPRVIDIGGFHMSKETKPLSEDLQKILDKATEGFIYMSLGTNVKSIMLSNETRGEFIAAFSRLPYIVIWKFEGDVLPGQPENVIIMKWAPQQSILAHPNIKAFIYQGGLQSTEEAISHAVPVIGLPVLADQDTLVNKMVSLGVGRNLNILSVNRENLLEAIRSVVLDNGYKQRMINLRDLIRDKPYDSLENAVWWTEHVIRHKGAPHLHSTIADAPWYQRQDMDLIFIISSATFIALIITLGVSYKFLVYSIHLLNHDRQFISKQKKSKTVVGKSRCDYFGRTIMSRYLISVTLILAIGDLHQVYAARILGIFPMPSLSHQVVFRGLTLALRERGHELVVVTPNPINDPTLKNYTEVDVSFLYDIFNKETDWIAGRNEDTWLGVLRRITPIFMTMTEGALGHSEVRKLYAPNSGEKFDLMLIEMLYWPAYLPLAKRFDVPVVGMASLSLSVYMQYGIGNPIMASHPSNWDCGAAVLGDLTFWQRLKNFVRTWRFLYWYRTDYMQKQQEIARKYFGNDIPDIGDVEKNISLVFVNQQTPITFVRPNIPNIVGIGGFHVSNQSEPLSKDLQRTLDEATQGFIYMSLGSNVKSATLSKETRGEFIAAFSKLPYIVIWKFESDFLPDKPDNVFTVKWAPQQSILAHPNIKAFIYQGGLQSTEEAVSYAVPVIGLPVFADQDTQVDKMVSLGVGKQLEILTVNRVNLVETIESVVTDSSYKERMLKLRDLMEDKPYDSLENAVWWTEHVIRHKGAPHLHSTTADDPWYQQQNMDLIFIISSVISIALITALVVLYKVLVHSVRLLSRNHLPVDQKDKVC